In a genomic window of Amycolatopsis japonica:
- a CDS encoding TIGR03557 family F420-dependent LLM class oxidoreductase has product MTEVQIGLAAALEQFSPRESIRLAALAEQHGFSGQMAADHFQPWVPQQGEASFVWSVLASLAENTTGDLGPGVTCPSFRLHPSMVAQAAATLEATYPGRTWLGIGSGEALNEHIIGGYWPEAPERVRRMFEALEVIRKLFTGKDVKHSGEFFKLHTTRLWTLPDEPPPIYIASAGPYTSRKTGELADGLITPGASIEKLAGILDNFGTGARKAGKDPDSMPKLLQVHLSWAGDDETAWANALDQWPNGGMKFPKADIRSPFDFAQMAKLVRREDFEGRMVVSSDPDVHRAALQKYVDAGFNRIYIHNVGRNQDAFIETFGRDVLPKLTA; this is encoded by the coding sequence GTGACTGAGGTTCAAATCGGCTTGGCCGCGGCGTTGGAGCAGTTCTCTCCGCGCGAGTCGATCCGGCTGGCCGCGCTGGCCGAACAGCACGGGTTCTCCGGCCAGATGGCGGCCGACCACTTCCAGCCGTGGGTCCCTCAACAGGGTGAAGCGTCGTTCGTGTGGAGCGTGCTCGCGTCGTTGGCGGAGAACACCACGGGCGACCTCGGGCCGGGCGTGACGTGCCCGTCGTTCCGGCTGCACCCGTCGATGGTCGCGCAGGCCGCGGCGACGCTGGAGGCGACCTATCCGGGCCGGACCTGGCTCGGTATCGGGTCCGGTGAAGCGCTCAACGAGCACATCATCGGCGGCTACTGGCCCGAAGCGCCCGAGCGGGTCCGGCGGATGTTCGAGGCGCTCGAAGTCATCCGGAAGCTGTTCACCGGCAAGGACGTCAAGCACAGCGGCGAGTTCTTCAAGCTGCACACCACCCGGCTGTGGACGCTGCCGGACGAGCCGCCGCCGATCTACATCGCGTCGGCCGGGCCGTACACCTCGCGCAAGACCGGTGAGCTCGCGGACGGGCTGATCACGCCGGGCGCGTCGATCGAGAAGCTGGCGGGGATCCTCGACAACTTCGGCACCGGCGCGCGCAAGGCGGGCAAGGACCCGGACTCGATGCCGAAGCTGTTGCAGGTGCACCTGTCGTGGGCCGGGGATGACGAGACGGCGTGGGCCAACGCGCTCGACCAGTGGCCCAACGGCGGCATGAAGTTCCCGAAGGCCGACATCCGCTCGCCGTTCGACTTCGCGCAGATGGCGAAACTGGTGCGGCGTGAGGACTTCGAGGGGCGCATGGTCGTGTCGTCCGATCCGGACGTGCACCGCGCGGCGCTGCAGAAGTACGTCGACGCCGGCTTCAACCGGATCTACATCCACAACGTGGGGCGGAACCAGGACGCGTTCATCGAGACCTTCGGGCGGGACGTGCTGCCCAAGCTGACCGCCTGA
- a CDS encoding LLM class F420-dependent oxidoreductase: MEIGIATFITDEGIRPDVLAAAAEERGFSSLHLAEHSHIPVSRETPYPGGGELPRVYYRTLDPFVALTAAAGATSTLKLGTGVALLQQRDVIHTAKEVASLDLVSRGRFVFGVGVGWNREEMRNHGTDPRTRGALVDEQLAALKEIWTKDEAEFHGEHVDFDPIFAWPKPVQKPHPPIYIGGAGEKAMRRIAKYGDGWLPHAYTPPEELRRARQWLADQGREDIKFSAFGAMPEEDALARLAEGGVDEATLFLPTEPEAATLDRLDQFAKVAESFRKGQQA, from the coding sequence ATGGAGATCGGAATCGCCACCTTCATCACCGATGAAGGCATCAGGCCGGACGTCCTCGCCGCAGCAGCCGAAGAGCGCGGGTTCAGCTCGCTCCACCTCGCGGAGCATTCCCACATCCCGGTCAGCCGGGAAACGCCGTATCCGGGCGGTGGCGAACTGCCGCGCGTGTACTACCGGACCCTGGACCCGTTCGTCGCGCTGACGGCGGCGGCCGGGGCCACGTCGACCCTGAAGCTGGGGACGGGCGTCGCGTTGCTGCAGCAGCGCGACGTCATCCACACGGCGAAGGAGGTCGCTTCGCTGGACCTGGTTTCGCGAGGCCGGTTCGTCTTCGGCGTCGGCGTCGGATGGAACCGGGAGGAAATGCGCAATCACGGCACGGATCCGCGCACCCGCGGCGCGCTCGTCGACGAGCAGCTCGCCGCGCTGAAGGAGATCTGGACGAAGGACGAGGCCGAATTCCACGGCGAGCACGTCGACTTCGACCCGATCTTCGCGTGGCCGAAGCCGGTGCAGAAACCGCATCCGCCCATCTACATCGGCGGCGCGGGGGAGAAGGCGATGCGGCGGATCGCCAAGTACGGCGACGGCTGGCTGCCGCACGCGTACACCCCGCCGGAGGAGCTTCGCCGGGCACGTCAGTGGCTGGCCGACCAGGGGCGTGAGGACATCAAGTTCTCGGCCTTCGGTGCCATGCCGGAAGAGGACGCGCTGGCCAGGCTCGCCGAGGGCGGCGTCGACGAGGCGACGCTCTTCCTGCCGACCGAGCCCGAAGCGGCGACACTGGACCGACTCGACCAGTTCGCGAAGGTCGCCGAGAGCTTTCGAAAGGGGCAGCAGGCGTGA